One Denticeps clupeoides chromosome 3, fDenClu1.1, whole genome shotgun sequence DNA window includes the following coding sequences:
- the LOC114785720 gene encoding piggyBac transposable element-derived protein 4-like: MARLYTAEEAVEMVMDPDPTGPESARSESDTETEDSTTMDEDFVPGPDSSSTSSTDSADTEEDETPDTSWRSKNGEISWAPTNSETFRYNSPGTKLRPGPTRYAVSRVDDLTDAFYLFFTEEITEVITRCTNLHGSRTVQGWKDLDATTMRAYFGLLLLAGVYRSRGETTRSLWDGDTGRHIFRATMSRKTFETISRSLRFDDHLSRPRRRDDDKLAAIRKIWDQWTDQLPRIFNPGANVCVDEQLVLYRGKCNFLQYIPNRPGRYGFKIWATCDVTTSYVWRLSIYTGQLAEKHQGQSVVLEMTQGLSGVTVTCDHFFSYGLAAQMLKKKIAMVGTMRKNKAELPPKLLRVQGRECFSSVFAFAATHTVVSYIPKRGKNMLVLSTKHRESVISSGTKKEPQIILDYNRCKRGVETMDQIIAAHSCRRKTKRWPLAIFFNMLDISALNACIVWTAIDPSWNTGKAYRRRLFLEQLGKKLVMPQMTRRQHLPQIPEAINLIVQAQTSSGDLTVDSPNPLPTASHTRRKQCVLCPTRKVCTFSCKNCGKGVCKTHFSAICSSCLP, from the exons ATGGCGAGATTGTACACTGCAGAGGAGGCGGTTGAAATGGTGATGGATCCCGATCCCACCGGGCCGGAGAGCGCAAGGTCAGAATCGGACACCGAGACAGAGGACTCCACTACGATGGATGAGGATTTTGTGCCAGGGCCGGACTcgtcctccaccagctccactgATTCAGCGGATACCGAAGAAGATGAGACGCCGGACACCTCATGGAGGTCCAAAAATGGAGAAATTTCCTGGGCACCCACAAATTCAGAGACCTTCAGATACAACTCTCCAGGAACAAAACTCAGGCCAGGACCCACCCGGTATGCAGTGTCGAGAGTAGACGACCTAACTGAcgctttttacttatttttcacTGAAGAAATTACAGAAGTAATAACCAGGTGCACCAACCTGCATGGGAGCAGGACAGTCCAGGGGTGGAAGGACCTCGATGCCACAACGATGCGCGCGTACTTTGGACTCCTCCTCCTGGCCGGCGTCTATCGGTCCCGGGGAGAAACAACGCGCAGCCTCTGGGACGGCGATACGGGCCGCCACATCTTTCGGGCGACCATGTCCAGAAAAACCTTTGAGACAATTTCCAGATCGCTGCGCTTTGATGACCATCTCTCCAGACCACGGCGCCGGGATGATGACAAGCTGGCTGCGATCCGCAAAATATGGGACCAGTGGACTGACCAGCTCCCACGGATCTTCAACCCCGGAGCAAATGTATGCGTTGATGAGCAACTGGTGCTGTATCGTGGGAAATGCAACTTCCTGCAGTACATACCGAATAGGCCAGGGAGGTACGGCTTCAAAATATGGGCAACCTGCGATGTGACTACTTCGTATGTTTGGAGACTTTCGATCTACACCGGCCAATTAGCCGAAAAACACCAAGGACAAAGTGTCGTGCTGGAGATGACGCAGGGGCTGTCAGGTGTGACAGTCACATGTGACCACTTTTTCTCCTACGGACTGGCAGCACAGATGCTCAAAAAGAAGATTGCCATGGTCGGCACAATGcgaaaaaataaagcagaactTCCACCTAAGCTCCTGAGGGTCCAGGGGAGAGAATGTTTCTCTTCAGTGTTTGCATTTGCGGCAACACACACCGTGGTATCTTACATACCAAAGCGGGGTAAGAACATGTTAGTCCTCAGCACAAAGCACCGGGAGTCAGTGATCAGCAGCGGGACGAAGAAGGAGCCCCAGATCATCCTTGACTACAACCGCTGCAAAAGAGGAGTGGAGACAATGGACCAG ataATTGCAGCACACAGTTGCAGAAGAAAGACCAAACGTTGGCCACTAGCGATATTTTTCAATATGTTGGACATCAGTGCCCTCAACGCCTGCATCGTCTGGACTGCCATTGACCCTTCATGGAATACTGGAAAAGCCTACAGACGAAGGCTGTTCCTGGAGCAACTAGGGAAAAAGCTGGTCATGCCACAGATGACCCGCAGGCAGCATCTCCCACAGATTCCAGAAGCCATCAACCTCATTGTACAAGCCCAGACAAGCTCAGGTGACCTTACCGTGGATTCACCCAACCCCTTACCAACAGCCAGCCACACAcgcaggaagcagtgtgtgctcTGCCCCACACGCAAAGTCTGTACCTTCAGCTGCAAGAACTGTGGAAAAGGAGTTTGCAAGACACATTTCAGTGCAATTTGCTCATCCTGCCTCCCCTGA
- the LOC114785463 gene encoding zinc finger protein 708-like, giving the protein MYQCTICSKRLRTLDQLTNHQRLHTEEKVYKCTERIELKKSDIITHMNWVETGEVTVNDEKKNLDDVIHSDPDSKITDQKSKEETEGKLHQFNKYDDSLRQVKILQTGNRTFSKETPYQCKECGMSFTQASIFKSHQKIHTGEKPFQCEQCGKSFKQTSDLKKHKRIHTGEKPYQCVQCGKSFTRSSNLKRHKRTHTANQCTFCSKGFRTKNHLKHHQCLLTEEKSDNCTEEELKKADFTSVNWLETVEVTVNDEKQDLDGVIHSVVEPEISPDSITSLNCGEALKPTGIDVKKESDDEVYSDQESKSADQRCKGETEEQLQQFKYDNSVRQVKILQKGQRNYSTETHYQCEECGRSFTQASDFKIHKRTHTANLFYRALYSKYLTTLGQMKYHQREHTDEKLYKCIAVVELKKSDIITPIHCGKTLETTGIHVKKELDEEYSDERMSEHCKTDSRA; this is encoded by the exons ATGTACCAGTGCACTATTTGCTCTAAAAGGCTTAGAACATTGGATCAACTCACAAATCATCAACGtttacatactgaagaaaaggtCTACAAGTGTACAGAGAGAATTgaattgaagaaatcagatatcatcacgcATATGAATTGGGTTGAAACAGGGGAAGtaacagtgaatgatgagaagaagaacttggatgatgtgattcattcag atcCGGACAGCAAAATCACTGATCAAAAGAGTAAAGAAGAAACTGAAGGAAagttgcaccagttcaacaaatATGAcgacagtttaagacaagtgaagatccttcAAACAGGAAATAGAACTTTTTCTAAAGAGACACCTTACCAGTGTAAAGAGTGTGGAatgagttttacacaagcatcaatcTTTAAATcgcaccagaagatacatactggagagaagcccttccagtgtgaacaatgtgggaagagttttaaacaAACCTCagaccttaaaaaacacaagaggatacatactggagagaagccctaccagtgtgtacaatgtgggaagagttttacacgatcatcaaaccttaaaagacacaagaggacacatactgcaaaCCAGTGTACTTTTTGCTCTAAAGGCTTTAGGACAAAAAATCACCTCAAACATCATCAATGTTTACTTACTGAAGAAAAGTCCGACAACTGTACAGAGGAGGAATTGAAGAAAGCAGATTTCACATCGGTGAATTGGcttgaaacagtggaagtaacagtgaatgatgagaagcaggacttggatggtgtgattcattcag TTGTTgaaccagaaatatcaccagattccatcacatctctgaactgtggtGAAGCACtgaaaccaacaggaattgatgtgaagaaagagtcggatgatgaagtctattcag atcaggaaagcaaGTCGGCTGATCAAAGGTGTAAAGGGGAAACTGAAGAACAGTTGCAGCAGTTCAAGTATGACAACAGtgtaagacaagtgaagatccttcaaaaaggacagagaaactattcTACAGAGACAcattaccagtgtgaagagtgtggcaggagttttacacaagcatcggACTTTAAAAtccacaagaggacacatactgcaaatCTTTTCTACCGCGCTCTTTACTCGAAGTACTTAACAACATTGGGTCAAATGAAATATCATCAACGTGAACATACTGATGAAAAGCTCTACAAGTGTATAGCAGTTGTTgaactgaagaaatcagatatcatcacacctatACATTGTGGTAAAACACTGGAAACAACAGGAAttcatgtgaagaaagagttggatgaagaatattcag ATGAACGTATGTCTGAACACTGCAAAACAGACTCAAGAGCCTAG